taatataaaacagagaaaagacattaaagacatttctgcaggaaactTTACTCAAAAcaactgatgattatttttccTTCGATAAACTAATTCATTAGTGGACTACTTTAGTtccataaataataaagttaatagTGATCTgtattactatatttatatactactatactatgtactatatatactgtgtattatATACTATTATGAGCTGAGTTTGAAGTGTTTGTCCTCGCAGGAGAACCCGTTCAGAGACAGGATCGTGGAGACGTTCTCCGAGGACGGACACGGGAACCTCAGCTTCAACGACTTTGTCGACATGTTTTCAGCTCTCTGTGAAACTTCACCCAGAGAGCTGAAGACCATCTACGCCTTCAAGATCTACGGTAAAATGGATTAAAAAGTTTTAACAGCACAAAGAAAGAACACCAACAAATAATATGAATAGTAGGAGAATATGCCTAATGGGTCCGGACTCAGACTCAGATCAGGACTCAGATCAGGACTCAGGACTCAGGTCAGGACTCAGGATTTAGGACTCAGGACTCAGGTCAGGACTCAGGACTCAGGTCAGGACTCCGATCAGGACTCAGGACTCAGATCAAGACTAGGGAAGATCAAGGTTACAGGCGTAGTCCAGGAAGTAATATTCTGGTTGTGGTTCAGACTTTAACAGGGACAGCTTTATCTGTAAGGACGACATGAAGCGGACTCTGAACAAGCTGACCAAAGGAGAGCTAACTCCAGAGGAAGTCACGCTGGTGTGTGATAAATCCATCGAGGAGGCCGACCTCGATGGAGACAGCAAGCTCTCCTTCTCCGACTTTGAGAACATGGTGTCAAAGGCTCCTGACTTCCTGAGGTACCACGCTTGTTTCTAATCATCCCTGACTCAGCagattgtctttattttttttaaagttatatttttgggctttttcatgcctttatgatagagaagtgcagattgtaaaaggggagagagagagggaacgacatacagcaaacgccacaggtcggactcaaACCAGTGGCtgctgtgggcaaggactaagcctttgtatatgggacgcctgtgctaccggttgagctaccgggacgcccctgCAGATTGTCTTTATGAATCTGGGATTTGCAGAATAGTCAAATATCCCCATTCTTATCGGGTGGACAGAGTTGATccggcccctagtctcaggaccggcctctagactcaggaccggcctctagtctcaggaccggcccctagtctcaggaccggcctctagtctcaggaccagcAACTTTGTTGTTACAGGAATCATAAGTCCAGTTTGTTAACGCCACAGCTGTGTCCCTGcactaatataaataataagttCAGACTTCACATAAACAGGTCTGTCCTGAAGCATTTATAGTTAAAATAGTAAAATCCCCCAAAACTACTGAATCTCTGAAAGCAAATCTCACGTTTctgctttctttgtcttttaaataaagaataactcTCACTGTATAAACCTCTGTtcttcacaaaataaaacttcctctgtttctgtttctgtctgcagtAACTTCCACGTCCGAATATGAGACGGCAGCAGAGATCCTGCAGACGACAGACGTCTCACTTTGACTCCCAGTCCAGCCGGGCTTCGCCTCGACTCAGTGCCTGTTCTTTCTATCTAGGGCGAAGAGTCTTGAGAGTCGGAGGCACAGAAGCACAGGCTTTAACAGCCAATTCAGCATCTTAcaaacatttcagagggaagtTGTTAATGCATGGAAACCTTCTCTTTAGTAACAGTTTGGAGGCGGACGAGGAAACCAAGACGGGGCTACTTTTATACGAGGAGAGCGTCTCTCATGGACAAACGCTCCGCAGAGTGAACTTTAAGCTTTTCTGACTTCAGTGCTTTGCAGAAAGGCCAGATCCATTGACTGGATTCTTTTAAAAAAGCACAGTTTTAAAGGGCAAAACAGTGAAGAGCTATGCAATCTCTGTGAAGTGCATGTTGTGAGTTGCTTCTCGCCGTGGGTTCTCTGTTGGTATCGTGACTTGCTCTGGTGCATAATGACAATCATTGTAAACTGTAGTTCAGTTGATGGAAGGGCTCTCTGTCATCTCACCTGTAAACTCTGGCTTTGATAAATCTTTTCCTGCCGCCAACAAACTTTCACTCGTTCTACAGATGTGAAATAAAAGATTTTTCTGTTGCTCCATGAAGCTTCTTCAGAAAACTGATCCTGTAACATTAGACCCGAGCCGAGAGTTCAAACAGAGTTCAGGCGCTgcagacattttatattttacattattatgaGACAAATATACTAAACATCCTTGTTTCTGAAAAGGTTGACCTCCTAAAACACAACTTCTGCCAAAGGACAGTTTCACATTTTTAAGTCTATTTTAAAGGAATTTCTCACCCTGAAAATCATCATCTGTTTATAGGTTACTTCTCCGTGTTTCCTTGAACTCTTAAAGAAAATTTGGTTTGCCTCCATAATGAACGAAGAATAAAAGAAACTTATGAAATTCTTGAAATACGGAACCGgagcattttaatatttcttgaAATAATTTCCaagattaaagttgtaaattTAATAGAAAGAATACTTCTTATTCTGTGAGATTAAAGTGGTTAATTTATGATAAAAACTCAGAAATGTACAAGAACAAAATATTCTCTGAGGTTTGAGATGATACATTTACGAGAAAATGTCACAAATTTGGGAGAAAAAACTTTAGaaacaaagattaaaaaaggagaaaacgtaatgaattaaagtaaataacGTAAACACTGAACGATCAGTTTGTTCTCTGTGTGAGCTCATTTCACAGCTGGTTTATTCACGAAAACATCGCAGCCATCTGATTCAGTGTTCCTGTAAAAACTACAGGTTTAACCCTTTAGAGGAAGTGGCTGATTGAGCTGAAcatcctcctgcagcagcagctggtggtTTCAGGTTTCACCTGCTATCTGATGAAacctgctgtctgctggacCTGGTGTCTGCTGGacctgctgtctgctggacCTGGTGTCTGCTGGacctgctgtctgctggacaactattctctgagattataaagtcatagaATGGGGCTTCCCGGtaactcaaataaaaacattttactgaatCAATTTAGAGATAAGCAGTTTCTTTTTATAGCACCTCAAGAATGAACAGTCTCAGAGATACTCAAGGTTTTTTCTCGTAAACATTCCACTTTAATCATAGAAATTC
This genomic interval from Cottoperca gobio unplaced genomic scaffold, fCotGob3.1 fCotGob3_284arrow_ctg1, whole genome shotgun sequence contains the following:
- the LOC115005228 gene encoding calcium and integrin-binding family member 2-like, with product MGNKQTTFTDEQLEAFQDCTFFTRKEILRLHGRYRELAPHLVPLDYTNNPDIKVPLALIVTMPELKENPFRDRIVETFSEDGHGNLSFNDFVDMFSALCETSPRELKTIYAFKIYDFNRDSFICKDDMKRTLNKLTKGELTPEEVTLVCDKSIEEADLDGDSKLSFSDFENMVSKAPDFLSNFHVRI